From the genome of Pseudomonas sp. gcc21, one region includes:
- a CDS encoding uroporphyrinogen-III synthase: MTEQILPLQGRRIALPESRELNLFADMLIKRGADVLRCPLVSIHDAPDQAPVLDWIRTFVVQPPEDLILLTGEGLRRLVSAAERAGGSLKDEFVTALAQVRTVTRGPKPGAALRKIGLKADVVAVEPTTDGVIATLKAENLQGRRIAVQLYGTEPNLPLMDFLREAGAITSSVSPYVYADDIENEQVEHLIDALIGREVDAIAFTSATQVRRLFQVARRHVGEAGLLDALANVVVASVGPVVSEELEQRKVRVDLMPESSFFMKPLVRELVKVMGAGPDVSLA, translated from the coding sequence ATGACCGAACAGATCTTACCCTTACAGGGACGACGCATCGCCCTGCCTGAAAGCCGCGAGCTTAACCTGTTTGCGGATATGTTGATCAAGCGTGGCGCAGACGTGCTGCGTTGCCCCCTTGTTTCCATTCACGACGCGCCGGATCAGGCGCCCGTGCTCGACTGGATCCGCACCTTTGTAGTCCAGCCGCCCGAAGACCTGATTCTGCTCACCGGTGAAGGATTGCGGCGCCTGGTATCCGCCGCCGAGCGAGCCGGCGGCTCATTGAAGGATGAGTTCGTTACCGCGCTGGCGCAGGTTCGCACCGTTACCCGTGGCCCCAAGCCTGGTGCGGCGTTGCGCAAGATTGGCCTGAAAGCTGATGTGGTCGCTGTTGAACCAACCACCGACGGTGTTATCGCTACGCTTAAAGCCGAGAACCTGCAGGGAAGGCGTATTGCCGTTCAGTTGTACGGCACTGAGCCCAACCTGCCATTGATGGACTTCCTGCGCGAGGCGGGAGCCATTACCAGCAGCGTTTCGCCCTACGTGTATGCCGACGATATCGAAAACGAACAGGTCGAACATCTTATAGATGCCCTGATTGGCCGCGAGGTAGACGCCATCGCCTTTACCAGTGCGACCCAGGTCCGCCGGTTGTTTCAGGTTGCGCGGCGGCATGTAGGCGAGGCGGGGCTGCTGGACGCGCTGGCCAACGTCGTGGTGGCTTCGGTTGGTCCGGTGGTCAGCGAGGAGCTGGAGCAGCGCAAGGTGCGCGTTGATCTGATGCCCGAGAGCAGTTTCTTCATGAAGCCTCTGGTGCGCGAACTGGTCAAGGTGATGGGCGCCGGGCCGGATGTGTCGCTGGCCTGA